The Methanobacterium sp. BAmetb5 genome includes a region encoding these proteins:
- a CDS encoding metallophosphoesterase has translation MIGIMSDSHDHLEAIRMAVEVFNQGGVDLVVHAGDLIAPFTAPEFAKLQAPLEAIFGNNDGEKQGLRTAYSKLTVLTDFKEIKFNGRKIALIHGTEEPLVEALTRSGKYDLVIRGHTHRMEITEGPTMVINPGETCGYLSGEKTVILLDTADLSYQKVFL, from the coding sequence ATGATCGGTATAATGTCAGACAGCCACGACCATCTGGAAGCCATAAGGATGGCGGTGGAAGTATTTAATCAGGGCGGGGTTGATCTGGTGGTTCATGCCGGTGATTTAATAGCACCCTTCACTGCCCCTGAATTTGCTAAACTTCAAGCTCCATTAGAAGCTATTTTTGGCAATAATGACGGTGAAAAGCAGGGTTTAAGGACAGCCTACTCGAAACTAACTGTACTGACGGATTTCAAGGAAATAAAATTCAATGGAAGAAAAATAGCCCTCATTCACGGGACAGAAGAACCACTGGTGGAGGCACTCACCCGCAGTGGGAAATACGACCTGGTTATAAGGGGACACACCCACCGAATGGAAATAACCGAAGGGCCAACCATGGTTATTAATCCTGGTGAAACCTGTGGGTATTTATCTGGTGAAAAAACAGTGATACTACTGGATACTGCTGATCTCAGTTACCAAAAGGTGTTCCTGTGA
- a CDS encoding UPF0104 family protein → MKHKTLLLMVVGVAVLGLMVLIIGPENIESAIQQSNPWYLALAVVIQLVIYGLWTERWKITTSSVDISIKRRNLLPMLLVGLAINNLTPSGRGGGEPVRAYILGKYSNSPTENAFATVIADRGLDTFPFIALAVLTIITAIFYINLPQWMVITLIVCLIVLIILFVVGIYMCVNREFGDKTVKWFLRLVNRISSKWHDKIEHRTINAVEGFQDSMKVMISDRKVLLYGIPLSFVIWGLEILRVYVVFLALNINAPVEIIAAVFVISTLIGMIPLLPGGLGAVDGMMILLYSYAGISPSVSAAATIVERLISYWMTSILGVIIMPYYGADAMEKLSKKD, encoded by the coding sequence ATGAAGCATAAAACACTGCTGCTGATGGTGGTTGGTGTGGCAGTACTGGGTTTAATGGTTCTTATCATTGGACCGGAAAATATCGAAAGCGCCATCCAGCAATCCAACCCCTGGTACTTGGCCCTGGCCGTGGTTATACAGCTGGTAATATACGGCCTTTGGACGGAAAGATGGAAGATAACCACTTCCTCCGTGGACATATCCATAAAACGGAGAAACCTCCTGCCCATGTTACTGGTAGGTCTGGCCATCAACAACCTCACTCCCAGTGGTAGGGGAGGAGGCGAACCCGTCCGGGCCTACATACTGGGTAAATACTCAAATTCTCCTACAGAAAATGCATTCGCAACTGTCATTGCTGACAGGGGCCTGGATACGTTCCCTTTCATAGCTCTGGCGGTGCTTACGATAATAACTGCTATTTTTTATATTAATTTACCCCAGTGGATGGTTATAACCCTGATAGTGTGCCTGATCGTCCTCATAATCCTCTTCGTGGTAGGGATTTACATGTGTGTAAACCGTGAATTTGGGGATAAAACTGTAAAATGGTTTTTAAGACTTGTAAACAGGATATCAAGTAAATGGCATGATAAAATAGAACACAGGACCATTAACGCAGTTGAAGGTTTCCAGGATAGTATGAAGGTCATGATCAGTGACCGTAAGGTACTTTTATATGGAATACCCCTTTCGTTTGTTATATGGGGTCTGGAAATTCTACGTGTTTACGTTGTTTTCCTGGCTCTGAACATCAATGCCCCAGTGGAGATTATAGCGGCAGTATTTGTGATTTCTACTCTCATTGGAATGATACCATTACTCCCGGGTGGTCTGGGTGCAGTGGATGGTATGATGATATTACTCTACTCCTATGCTGGGATATCCCCCTCAGTCAGTGCAGCAGCCACCATTGTGGAACGTTTGATATCTTACTGGATGACTTCTATTTTGGGAGTGATTATAATGCCCTACTATGGTGCAGATGCCATGGAAAAACTATCCAAAAAAGATTAG
- the fhcD gene encoding formylmethanofuran--tetrahydromethanopterin N-formyltransferase produces MEINGVEIQDTFAEAFGIQVSRLLVTAATKKLAKIAATEATGYGTSVIGCPAEAGIDCYVPPEETPDGRPGYVIMICNMDKKKLDHELLERVGMCILTAATTAVFDAMEDPDEKMTTGKKLKFYGDGYEKKTEIDGRTIHSIPLMAGDFLVEEELGIRSGVAGGNLFIMAENPASGLLAAEVTVNAIESVPGTITPFPGGIVASGSKVGSNKYKFLGASTNEKMCVTLKDDVEECQIPTNVDGVYEIVIDGVDEDAVKAAMKAGIEAAVQVPGVIKISAGNFGGNLGAFKLNLHDLF; encoded by the coding sequence ATGGAAATAAACGGAGTGGAAATACAAGACACTTTTGCAGAAGCATTCGGTATACAGGTATCCCGATTACTAGTAACTGCAGCAACTAAAAAGCTGGCAAAAATCGCAGCTACAGAAGCTACTGGATACGGAACATCAGTAATCGGCTGCCCAGCCGAAGCAGGAATTGACTGTTACGTCCCACCAGAAGAAACCCCCGACGGCCGACCAGGTTACGTCATCATGATCTGTAATATGGACAAGAAGAAACTGGACCACGAACTACTGGAACGAGTGGGCATGTGTATCCTGACCGCAGCCACCACTGCAGTCTTCGATGCCATGGAAGACCCTGATGAAAAGATGACCACCGGTAAAAAACTCAAATTCTACGGAGACGGCTACGAGAAAAAAACAGAAATCGATGGAAGAACCATACACTCCATCCCCCTCATGGCCGGGGACTTCCTGGTGGAAGAAGAACTGGGAATACGATCCGGTGTTGCCGGAGGAAACCTTTTTATAATGGCTGAAAACCCAGCATCTGGACTTTTAGCCGCAGAAGTAACAGTTAACGCTATAGAATCCGTACCTGGGACTATAACTCCATTCCCTGGTGGAATTGTGGCTTCCGGTTCCAAAGTGGGATCCAACAAGTACAAATTCCTGGGTGCATCCACCAACGAAAAAATGTGCGTAACCCTCAAGGACGATGTGGAAGAATGTCAGATTCCAACCAACGTAGACGGAGTTTACGAAATCGTTATTGACGGTGTGGATGAAGACGCTGTTAAAGCAGCTATGAAAGCAGGTATAGAAGCAGCAGTACAGGTTCCCGGTGTAATAAAAATCAGTGCCGGAAACTTCGGTGGAAACCTGGGTGCCTTCAAATTAAACCTGCACGACCTGTTCTAA
- a CDS encoding 3H domain-containing protein has protein sequence MQSPNPSLPLVPSIPFSVIKYPIIAVAGLLTYGIIGSLLIMHLDIINATYFTIITTATVGYGDISPQTPLQKFFVVTLVLGGASLIAYAFTLIIMVVSMTVEDITSGARHRRMIRSVKNHFVLCGYGRVGSAVHKELLKRNYKVIIVEKDPAIVEKELWDDSNILAIPGDATDENVMREAGIERARGVIITTGDDVDNLFITLTAREIHPDIWIVTRASKKVNIKRLYRSGANQVISPESSGAEDIYFAAIQPTIMKITEMHNVADIRRESEIILKHGCTLENIEYHLPEFKEPLARKIGITEIDQLNRFLGSLEKDPHRKQSLERIYESVSGIHSHWISGPDKETLEKVANELKKEGFLLGVDLSEDEIKEVARKYGRLVEVVIKPEIRITEIHDVRDIQAEAEIILKNGCVLEDIEYYLQGFHEPLKRNIHLQDISEMERFLKHLREDSARMDALERLYTLSGGGIHSHRITGPDTKSLAQVEQELKKKGFLLGVNLSQEEIFEKIKEYGRVSEMLLHHAPGSIDDKTIILKHGGRILDSKHYLPGLEQVVTRKLYLKDYDDLKRCEEEYKKPDARRSLDTLSQISRNIHSHTVSAGDVKTINKIIKALDESGQLLGVDLPEKEIWTIVENAEPAGFCVE, from the coding sequence TTGCAGTCCCCTAACCCTTCCCTACCCCTAGTTCCTTCAATTCCTTTTTCAGTGATCAAATATCCGATAATCGCCGTGGCGGGGTTGTTAACCTATGGTATAATTGGATCACTGCTGATCATGCACCTGGATATAATTAATGCCACTTATTTCACTATTATAACCACGGCCACCGTGGGGTATGGGGATATAAGTCCTCAAACCCCTTTACAGAAATTTTTTGTGGTCACTCTGGTACTGGGAGGGGCCAGTTTAATTGCTTATGCCTTTACTTTAATAATTATGGTGGTTTCCATGACTGTAGAAGATATAACTTCAGGAGCAAGACACCGGAGAATGATCAGGTCTGTCAAGAACCATTTTGTCCTATGTGGCTACGGAAGGGTAGGTAGCGCAGTCCATAAGGAACTTTTAAAAAGGAATTACAAAGTTATCATCGTGGAGAAGGACCCAGCCATTGTGGAGAAAGAACTGTGGGATGACAGTAACATTCTGGCCATCCCTGGTGATGCCACCGATGAAAATGTAATGCGGGAGGCGGGAATTGAAAGGGCCCGGGGAGTTATCATCACCACCGGTGATGATGTGGACAACCTTTTCATCACCCTAACTGCCCGAGAAATTCATCCCGATATCTGGATTGTTACCCGAGCCAGTAAAAAAGTTAACATCAAACGTTTATACCGTTCAGGGGCTAATCAGGTGATATCTCCCGAAAGTAGTGGTGCTGAGGATATTTACTTTGCCGCAATCCAGCCCACCATCATGAAGATCACCGAGATGCATAATGTGGCGGATATACGCCGGGAATCGGAAATCATCCTTAAACACGGCTGTACCCTGGAAAACATAGAATACCATCTACCGGAATTCAAAGAACCCCTGGCCAGAAAAATAGGTATTACCGAGATCGACCAGTTGAACCGTTTCCTGGGTAGTCTGGAAAAGGATCCCCACAGGAAACAATCCCTGGAGAGGATCTACGAATCAGTGAGTGGAATTCACTCCCACTGGATTTCAGGGCCAGACAAGGAAACCCTGGAAAAAGTCGCCAATGAACTCAAAAAGGAAGGTTTCCTTCTGGGTGTGGATCTCAGTGAAGATGAAATCAAGGAAGTGGCCCGCAAGTACGGTCGCCTGGTGGAGGTAGTTATCAAACCCGAGATCAGGATCACTGAAATCCATGATGTTAGGGATATTCAGGCGGAAGCAGAAATCATACTTAAAAATGGCTGTGTACTGGAAGATATAGAGTACTACCTCCAGGGATTTCACGAGCCACTCAAGAGAAATATCCACCTCCAGGATATAAGTGAAATGGAACGTTTCCTGAAACACCTCAGGGAGGATTCAGCCCGAATGGATGCCCTGGAAAGGCTTTACACCCTTTCTGGAGGAGGTATTCACTCCCACCGCATAACTGGTCCGGACACTAAAAGTCTGGCTCAGGTAGAACAGGAGCTTAAAAAGAAGGGATTCCTCCTGGGAGTGAATCTCAGTCAGGAAGAGATATTCGAAAAGATCAAAGAGTACGGTAGAGTAAGTGAAATGTTACTTCACCATGCCCCTGGTTCCATTGATGACAAGACCATTATTCTTAAACATGGGGGCAGAATACTGGATTCAAAACACTACCTCCCTGGTCTGGAACAGGTGGTAACTAGGAAACTGTACCTGAAGGATTACGACGACCTTAAACGATGCGAAGAAGAGTATAAAAAACCAGATGCCCGGAGATCCCTAGATACTCTATCTCAAATATCCCGTAATATACACTCCCACACTGTTTCTGCCGGGGATGTTAAGACCATTAATAAAATAATCAAAGCCCTGGATGAATCAGGACAACTCCTGGGTGTGGATCTGCCAGAAAAGGAAATATGGACTATTGTAGAAAATGCCGAGCCTGCAGGGTTCTGTGTGGAATAA
- a CDS encoding NAD(P)H-hydrate dehydratase, producing the protein MTPKDMMVADANAEAMGIPRTSLMENAGRGLSRVISQHKKPCKVAIYAGNGGNGGDGFVAARYLLNMGFEVGVYLLSDPALIKSREARLNWEVLQSINKGTSPLKVEVLKDSAYLHPNKAEVVVDALLGTGVRGNLREPISTAVNIINQSGGLKIAVDVPTGVDPGSGMVDDKAVRADITVTFHKVKVGLNIASVEYVGSIEVCDIGIPLEAELFTGPGDLLRRGRRDEKSHKGQNGKVLVIGGSNDYSGAPALAAFAALGGGADISVVACPQELSSIIRSYSPDLIVHSLSNEFLNPKDTEELIKLSERFDAVVLGCGIGREEETALAVNDLVVEIGKPMVIDADALKMLGPGVLPRRIHDTVITPHAGEFHEFSGRTAPQDMQDKMEMVKEVALESESTVLLKGAVDIIARTDRIKLNRTGNPGMSVGGTGDCLAGLTGALLAQGHDGFEAAFLAAYINGMAGDRAEEKYGYNFSATDLLSYIPRVAHG; encoded by the coding sequence ATGACTCCTAAGGATATGATGGTTGCCGATGCCAATGCAGAAGCAATGGGCATTCCCCGAACTTCTCTAATGGAAAATGCTGGAAGAGGTCTCTCCCGAGTAATATCTCAACATAAAAAGCCTTGTAAAGTTGCAATATATGCAGGTAATGGTGGAAATGGTGGAGATGGATTTGTAGCAGCCAGGTATCTGTTGAATATGGGTTTTGAAGTGGGAGTATACCTTTTATCTGACCCGGCTCTGATAAAATCCAGGGAGGCCCGTTTAAACTGGGAAGTTCTCCAATCCATAAATAAGGGCACCAGCCCCCTGAAAGTGGAGGTGTTAAAAGATTCAGCCTATCTGCACCCCAACAAGGCAGAAGTGGTAGTCGACGCACTTTTAGGCACGGGTGTCAGGGGCAATCTTCGCGAACCTATTTCCACGGCGGTAAATATTATCAACCAGTCTGGAGGGCTGAAAATAGCGGTGGATGTGCCTACCGGAGTTGATCCTGGCTCTGGAATGGTTGATGATAAAGCAGTCCGGGCGGATATTACGGTAACCTTCCACAAAGTTAAAGTTGGCCTTAACATTGCCAGTGTGGAGTATGTGGGGAGTATAGAAGTCTGTGATATAGGAATACCCCTGGAAGCAGAACTCTTCACTGGACCCGGTGACCTGCTGCGCCGGGGAAGAAGAGATGAAAAATCCCATAAGGGTCAAAATGGTAAAGTCCTGGTAATCGGAGGGAGTAACGATTATTCTGGTGCTCCAGCACTGGCTGCCTTTGCAGCTCTAGGTGGGGGTGCGGATATATCTGTGGTGGCATGCCCCCAGGAATTATCATCAATAATCCGCTCTTACTCTCCGGATCTGATTGTGCACAGTCTTTCCAATGAATTCCTTAACCCTAAAGACACTGAGGAACTGATTAAATTATCAGAAAGGTTTGATGCAGTTGTCTTAGGATGTGGTATAGGTAGGGAAGAGGAAACTGCTCTGGCAGTAAATGATCTGGTGGTGGAAATTGGTAAACCAATGGTGATCGATGCCGATGCCCTGAAGATGTTGGGGCCCGGAGTCCTACCCCGGAGAATCCATGACACGGTGATAACCCCCCATGCCGGGGAATTCCATGAATTTTCCGGAAGGACCGCTCCCCAGGATATGCAGGATAAAATGGAAATGGTTAAGGAAGTGGCCCTGGAGTCGGAAAGCACGGTACTTTTGAAGGGTGCAGTGGATATCATTGCCCGTACTGACCGAATCAAACTTAACCGCACGGGAAATCCGGGTATGAGTGTGGGTGGAACCGGGGACTGTCTGGCTGGTTTAACTGGAGCACTGCTAGCCCAGGGGCATGATGGATTTGAAGCTGCCTTTTTAGCGGCTTACATTAATGGAATGGCCGGAGACCGGGCAGAAGAAAAATATGGTTACAATTTTTCGGCCACGGATCTTTTAAGCTATATTCCACGTGTCGCCCATGGATAA
- a CDS encoding TetR/AcrR family transcriptional regulator — protein sequence MSIKEIKKREKEQRRDYILDKAEKLFFSRDYDDVSMNQIAQEVGLNKATLYLYFKNKESIYFAIVLRGVRIFKEILKNRVELGKTGIGKLEEAGRAYFEFYQEHPDYHDAYLYFKSKRFKDSADEYALQIEALTGDLMIIICNSIQEGIEDSTIRDDVKPIEVAVFVAVTAERIVGLGPTTLTVLESQGISHEQFIEDSMDLWKHMVMETTRKLN from the coding sequence TTGTCAATCAAAGAAATCAAAAAACGTGAAAAGGAACAAAGACGTGATTACATCCTGGATAAGGCGGAAAAACTATTTTTTTCCCGGGATTACGATGATGTCTCCATGAACCAGATTGCCCAGGAAGTGGGACTCAACAAAGCCACTCTCTACCTGTACTTCAAAAACAAGGAATCAATTTATTTTGCCATTGTCCTTAGGGGCGTTCGAATTTTCAAGGAAATACTCAAAAACAGGGTTGAACTGGGTAAAACAGGAATAGGCAAACTTGAAGAGGCTGGCCGTGCCTATTTCGAGTTTTACCAGGAACATCCAGATTACCATGATGCTTACCTTTATTTTAAATCTAAAAGGTTCAAGGACAGTGCCGATGAATACGCCCTTCAAATAGAAGCTTTAACTGGAGACCTGATGATCATCATCTGTAACTCCATCCAGGAAGGTATTGAAGATAGCACCATCCGTGACGATGTTAAACCCATAGAAGTAGCTGTTTTTGTGGCGGTGACTGCCGAAAGGATTGTGGGTTTAGGTCCCACCACTTTAACAGTTCTGGAAAGTCAGGGAATCAGTCATGAACAGTTCATTGAAGACTCCATGGACCTGTGGAAGCACATGGTTATGGAGACCACCCGGAAATTAAATTAG
- a CDS encoding NAD(P)/FAD-dependent oxidoreductase, whose protein sequence is MLETDILIIGAGPAGSMAAKHAALNGAEVLLIDRKSEIGSPKRCAEGVSKDGLKRLEVTPDPRWIASEINKVRLVSPNGTDVLLDEDKVKLSEVGYVLERKVFDKHLAMAAARAGAQIMVKTLATSMEKEKDGIIVHLEHMGNSMEIKAKIVIGADGPESRVGRWAGLKTGLKPGNMESCAQFEMVGVDMKQPGCLELVFGSVAPGGYAWIFPKGEDIANVGLGVLSTKTDKTAYQHLLEFVDTYPGTQKAQPVELNVGGDPVAGLHKELVTDHVLITGDAAGMVNPLDGGGIISGMTGGRIAGEIAAKAISDGDYSKKNLKEYQKRCQKEIGDSFKKYLKAKEYLLSLSDEELNSIADAFNESDFDRISPTDLLKVLVKVSPKAMLKLGKLF, encoded by the coding sequence ATGTTGGAAACTGATATTTTAATTATAGGTGCTGGTCCGGCAGGTTCCATGGCTGCCAAACACGCCGCTTTAAACGGAGCAGAGGTACTCCTCATTGACCGGAAATCAGAAATCGGATCCCCCAAAAGATGTGCTGAGGGGGTATCCAAAGATGGTCTAAAAAGACTGGAAGTAACACCAGATCCTCGCTGGATAGCCAGTGAAATAAATAAAGTCCGTTTGGTCTCACCCAACGGAACTGACGTGCTCCTGGACGAAGATAAAGTCAAACTATCGGAAGTAGGTTACGTTCTGGAAAGGAAGGTCTTCGACAAACACTTGGCCATGGCTGCCGCCCGCGCCGGTGCCCAGATCATGGTTAAGACCCTGGCCACCAGTATGGAAAAGGAAAAAGATGGAATAATCGTCCATTTGGAACATATGGGAAATTCAATGGAAATAAAGGCCAAAATAGTCATTGGTGCCGATGGACCAGAATCCCGAGTGGGGAGATGGGCTGGTCTTAAAACCGGTTTAAAACCAGGGAACATGGAATCCTGTGCCCAGTTTGAAATGGTGGGAGTGGATATGAAACAACCGGGCTGCTTGGAACTGGTATTCGGAAGTGTAGCTCCCGGTGGTTACGCCTGGATATTCCCCAAAGGAGAGGACATAGCCAACGTTGGCCTGGGAGTTCTCAGTACTAAAACCGATAAAACCGCCTACCAGCACCTTTTGGAGTTCGTAGATACTTATCCCGGAACCCAAAAGGCCCAGCCAGTGGAACTGAACGTGGGCGGTGACCCGGTGGCTGGACTCCACAAAGAACTGGTCACCGACCATGTACTCATCACCGGAGACGCTGCCGGAATGGTAAACCCCCTGGATGGTGGAGGCATCATCAGCGGAATGACTGGCGGACGTATAGCTGGTGAAATAGCAGCAAAAGCCATTTCAGATGGGGATTACTCTAAAAAGAACCTCAAAGAATACCAGAAACGTTGCCAGAAAGAGATAGGGGATTCTTTCAAGAAGTATCTCAAGGCCAAGGAGTACCTGTTAAGCCTCTCTGACGAGGAACTGAACTCCATAGCCGATGCCTTCAATGAAAGTGATTTTGACCGTATAAGCCCCACTGATCTATTGAAAGTCCTGGTTAAGGTGTCTCCCAAGGCCATGCTAAAGTTAGGTAAACTATTCTAA
- a CDS encoding 4Fe-4S binding protein, whose translation MIVREWCMYCGECAGVCPLNIIQVRELTLEFDEEKCNKCKICAKACPVNALEEEVV comes from the coding sequence ATGATAGTTAGAGAATGGTGCATGTACTGTGGAGAATGTGCCGGGGTTTGTCCCCTTAACATCATCCAAGTACGTGAATTAACCCTGGAATTTGATGAAGAAAAATGTAATAAATGTAAAATATGTGCTAAAGCCTGCCCAGTTAATGCCCTGGAAGAAGAGGTGGTATGA
- the mcrA gene encoding coenzyme-B sulfoethylthiotransferase subunit alpha, producing MNNEKKLFLKALQNKFDEDPKQNHTNFYCFGGWKQSPRKKEFDEYAKKIEEQRGIPFYNPDIGVPLGQRKLMAYKVSGTDTYVEGDDLHFCNNAAIQQLNDDIKRTIIVGMDTAHSVLEKRLGVEVTPETINEYMETINHALPGGAVVQEHMVEVHPGLVGDCYAKLFTGDDSLADELDSRYLIDINKQFPEEQAKQLKEYIGNKTYQISRVPSLVVRVCDGGTVSRWSAMQIGMSFISAYKLCAGEAAIADFSYAAKHADVISMGSILPARRARGPNEPGGVPFGVMADIIQTSRVSDDPAKTSLEVIAAAATIYDQIWLGSYMSGGVGFTQYATAAYTDDILDDFVYYGMEYVDDKYGICGTKATTEVVHDIASEVTMYGLEQYEYPALMEDHFGGSQRTAVVSAAAGCSVAFATGNSNAGINGWYLSQILHKEAHSRLGFYGYDLQDQCGASNSLSIRSDEGLIHELRGPNYPNYAMNVGHQPEYAGIAQAPHAARGDAFCVNPLIKVAFADDNLAFDFKNPRKSIAKGALREFLPGGERDLIIPAL from the coding sequence ATGAACAACGAAAAAAAGCTCTTCTTAAAAGCTTTGCAAAATAAATTTGATGAAGACCCCAAACAGAATCACACCAACTTTTACTGTTTCGGTGGCTGGAAACAGTCCCCCCGAAAAAAAGAGTTCGATGAATACGCTAAAAAAATTGAAGAACAGAGAGGAATCCCTTTCTACAACCCAGACATAGGTGTACCACTGGGTCAGCGTAAATTAATGGCTTACAAAGTTTCCGGAACCGACACTTACGTGGAAGGAGACGACCTTCACTTCTGTAACAACGCAGCCATCCAGCAACTCAACGATGACATTAAAAGGACCATCATCGTGGGTATGGACACTGCTCACTCCGTTCTGGAAAAACGTTTAGGTGTGGAAGTTACCCCCGAAACCATCAACGAGTACATGGAAACCATCAACCACGCATTACCTGGTGGTGCAGTGGTTCAGGAACACATGGTAGAAGTTCACCCTGGTCTAGTCGGTGACTGTTACGCAAAACTCTTCACTGGTGACGACAGCCTGGCCGATGAACTGGATTCCCGATACTTAATCGACATCAACAAACAGTTCCCAGAAGAACAGGCCAAACAGCTCAAAGAATACATCGGTAACAAAACCTACCAGATCAGCCGGGTTCCTTCCCTGGTTGTACGAGTCTGTGACGGTGGTACTGTATCCCGATGGTCTGCCATGCAGATCGGTATGAGTTTCATCTCTGCCTACAAACTGTGCGCCGGTGAAGCAGCAATTGCTGACTTCTCATACGCAGCAAAACACGCCGACGTTATATCCATGGGAAGCATTCTCCCAGCAAGAAGAGCAAGGGGACCAAACGAACCTGGAGGCGTTCCATTCGGTGTAATGGCTGATATCATACAGACCTCCCGTGTGTCTGATGACCCAGCAAAAACATCCCTGGAAGTTATTGCCGCAGCAGCAACTATCTACGATCAGATCTGGCTCGGTTCATACATGTCCGGTGGAGTAGGTTTCACCCAGTACGCAACCGCAGCTTACACTGACGATATCCTGGATGACTTCGTATACTACGGAATGGAATACGTGGACGACAAATACGGTATCTGTGGAACCAAAGCAACCACTGAAGTGGTTCACGACATAGCCTCAGAAGTAACCATGTACGGACTGGAACAGTACGAATACCCAGCACTCATGGAAGACCACTTCGGTGGATCCCAGAGGACTGCAGTTGTTTCCGCTGCTGCCGGATGTTCCGTTGCCTTTGCAACCGGAAACTCCAACGCCGGAATCAACGGATGGTACTTAAGCCAGATCCTGCACAAAGAAGCACACAGCAGACTCGGTTTCTACGGTTACGACCTGCAGGACCAGTGTGGAGCATCCAACTCTCTCTCCATCAGGAGCGACGAAGGTTTAATCCACGAACTACGTGGTCCTAACTACCCTAACTACGCCATGAACGTGGGTCACCAGCCAGAATACGCTGGTATCGCTCAGGCACCTCACGCAGCTCGAGGAGACGCATTCTGTGTGAACCCTCTCATAAAAGTTGCATTTGCTGATGATAACCTTGCATTCGACTTCAAGAATCCAAGGAAATCCATCGCCAAAGGTGCTCTACGAGAATTCCTACCTGGCGGAGAACGGGACTTAATCATCCCTGCTTTATAA
- the mcrG gene encoding coenzyme-B sulfoethylthiotransferase subunit gamma, producing the protein MSYKPQYTPGETKIAQNRRNHLDPDFEMKKIRSINDEDIVSVLGHRNPGESYKSVHPPLDEMDFDEDMMKDLVEPIPGAKEGGRTRYIQFTDSVYNAPAHPYDRARTYMSRFRGVDTGTLSGRQVIEIRELDLEKISKQLLETEFFDPAKCGLRGATVHGHSLRLDENGLMFDALQRYVYNEETGKVSYVKDQVGRPLDTPVDVGEPLDEEHLKEITTIYRSDNVSMREDKEALEAVLTIHQTRTDGGFGLGVFKDDLKAKLGDDK; encoded by the coding sequence ATGTCATACAAACCCCAGTACACCCCTGGTGAAACAAAAATAGCTCAAAACCGAAGGAACCACTTGGATCCTGATTTTGAGATGAAAAAAATCAGAAGTATTAATGATGAAGATATTGTCAGTGTTTTAGGTCACAGAAATCCTGGAGAAAGCTACAAATCAGTTCACCCTCCATTAGATGAAATGGATTTCGACGAAGACATGATGAAAGATCTGGTAGAACCTATCCCTGGTGCAAAGGAAGGTGGAAGAACCAGATACATCCAGTTTACAGATTCCGTATACAACGCTCCTGCACACCCCTACGACCGAGCCCGAACTTACATGTCCAGGTTCCGAGGAGTGGACACCGGAACATTATCCGGACGACAGGTTATTGAAATCCGAGAACTGGATCTGGAAAAAATTTCCAAACAATTATTAGAAACCGAATTCTTTGACCCTGCCAAATGTGGTTTAAGAGGAGCAACAGTACACGGTCACTCCCTAAGGTTAGATGAAAACGGACTGATGTTCGACGCTCTACAGAGATATGTCTACAACGAAGAAACCGGTAAAGTATCCTACGTTAAAGATCAGGTAGGACGACCACTGGACACCCCTGTAGATGTAGGTGAACCACTGGACGAAGAACACCTAAAAGAAATCACCACCATTTACCGCAGTGACAACGTAAGTATGAGGGAAGACAAAGAAGCTCTCGAAGCAGTTCTGACAATTCACCAAACCAGAACTGATGGTGGATTTGGATTAGGAGTTTTCAAAGACGATTTAAAAGCAAAATTGGGTGATGACAAATGA